ACTGAGGTCTTTCTCGATGCTCGCTTAATACAAAATCAGATATAAATAGGCGTAAACCACGGGAGCAGCCAATAATAACCCATCAAAACGATCTAACAACCCGCCATGGCCCGGTAATAAACCACCACTATCTTTCGTATCCAAACTGCGTTTAAGCATCGATTCTACTAAATCGCCCAATGTACCAAAACTAGCAATCAATACCGCCATACCAATCCAAACCCATGCTGGACTTTCGGTAAACAGAAATGACAAGCCAAAAGCGACCAAAACACTGGTGAACATGCCTCCGAAAAAACCTTCCCAGCTTTTCTTTGGCGAGTGGCGCTCAAATAATTTACGTTTACCGTATTTTACACCAAAAAGATAAGCACCTGTATCATTTGCCCAAAGCATCAGTAAAAATGCCAGCGGAAGATGAAAGTTATATTCGTTCCAGTTTTTCAAAAAGCCCAGGGCATGAAAAAAACAGAAAGGAATGGTTACATAAACAAAGCCAACAAAAGTGTACGAGATGTTGGCGAATGGAATTTTGTTCTTTTTATATAGCTCAGTAATAAAAACCGAGAAAATTAGCGGGATACAAAGTAGCAAATACTTCACATCATATTTAAGGTAGTGTAGGCCTGCCGCCATCAAAAATATTAATGAACCCGCTGCCAAACCGATATTACGGTGTGGCCTGATGCCAGAGTTTTTAATCAGCTTGTAAAATTCAAACAAAGCCAAAACACTTAAAACAAGATAAAAGATGGTAAAAGTGTAGCTCCCCAGAAGGATAGAGCCAAGCATTACAATGGTAAAAAAGAAAGCGGTTATTGCCCTGGTTTTCATTTAAGGTAGGAGGTAAAGGGTGTAAAGTTTAAGATCATCATCACTATTCAATTTCGTTTTCAACAATGTATTCTATGGCTTTATCGAAATCTACCTTATTCACCAAAACATTTATTTCGCCAATATTATATGCCGAGAGCTGTTTATTTATCGTTACTGCCGGAATTCCGGCTTCTGTTAATCCCTGTTTTAATACCTCTGCCGCAAAGGCATCGCTGGTGGTATATACTTTAACCCAATTTTCGCTCACGTGTTGCGTTATCTTTAAAAATTTTGAACAAAGCTATGGTAATTATTGCACTAATTAAATAGCCATACCATGGAAAACCGATCGGTTCATCAGCTTTATCAAGTGGCATGTGATGCTTTTGCATGTAAAAAGCCGCGCAAACCGCATAAGCATTGTTTAAGAAGTGCGCCAGCATGGCATACCAAATACTTCCGCTGTAATAATACAGGTAGCCAAAACCTGCACCCAATAACATACGTGGCACAAAACCATAAAACTGCACATGGATGGCACTGAAAATAATGGCTGATAACCAAATTGCAACGTGTGGATTATCAAAAGCCCTGGTTAACGATCGTTGCACGCCGCCACGGAACATTAATTCTTCACCAATTGCAGGTATAACAGCAATCATGACAAGGTTTACAATAAAATCGAAATTACTGCGCACAGTGATCAATTGAATTGTCATTTTCATTGCAATAGCCTCCTTTTCTTTCATCCATTGTTCTATCTTATGCAAAAAATCAGGCAAAATCATTTTCTGGTTCCATATCACAGTCCATTCCATAAACGGCATGCTTAATATCATTATAGCCAGCACAAGCACAACCAACAAGAATTTTGGCTGCTTGAAAAGATAAAACTCCGTTACCTTTTTCCTTTCTGTTAAGGCCAAGGCGATAGGAGGTAAAATAAATGTTCCAATCGAACTTAATATTTGTATCACTTTAAAACCAGCAATATACCTCGTATCGCCAGCTAAAAGCATGTCCAAATTACTTACTATTCCTAAGCCATACATTAGTAAAACAATGACAATAGCTAGAATTCCAAACACAAGTCCGCCGATAACTGCGTAAAATAAAAGTAAAAGTAATTGTAAGAAAGGATTGATTTCCTCCTTGTTAGGTGTTACAAAATTCATTATTTGTACCTTTGTATGTTTTATTAATCGTTGAAGATAGAAAATGTCTGTTAAGATAGGAAATATAGATTTAGGTGAGTTCCCGTTATTACTGGCTCCAATGGAGGATGTAAGCGATCCGCCGTTCCGTTATGTATGCAAAAAAAACGGGGCCGATATGATGTACACTGAATTTATTTCTTCGGAAGGCTTGATCCGTGATGCTGCAAAAAGCAGACAAAAGCTTGATATTTTTGAATACGAAAGACCAATTGGCATCCAGATTTTTGGTGGTGATATCGATCACATGCGCGAAGCCTCAGAAATTGCTTCTGCAGCAGGACCTGACCTGGTTGACATTAATTATGGCTGCCCGGTTAAGAACGTAGTATGCAAAGGCGCAGGCTCCAGTCTGTTACAGGATATTGATAAAATGGTAAAGATGACTGAGGCTGTTGTTAAAGCTTCACATTTACCTGTTACCGTAAAAACCCGTCTAGGCTGGGATGATAATACAAAAAACGTTTACGAGGTTGCCGAGCGACTTCAGGACGTGGGTATCCAGGCCCTTACCATCCATGGCCGCACCAGGGCACAATTATACAAAGGCGAAGCAGATTGGTCACTTATCCGGGAGATTAAGCGTAATCCGCGCATCAAAATCCCAATTTTTGGTAATGGCGACGTAGATAGCCCTGAAAAAGCAGCCAACTGGCGTATGGAATATGAGGTAGATGGCATCATGATCGGCCGTGCGGCAATCGGTTACCCATGGATTTTCCGCGAGGTAAAACACTTTTTTAAAACAGGCGAACACCTTGCCGGGCCAACCATTGAAGAACGTATTGAAGTTTGTCGTACACATTTAGATAAATCGCTTGAATGGAAAGGGCCTAAAACCGGAATTTTCGAAATGCGCCGCCACTATGCAAACTATTTTAAAGGCTTACCAGATTTTAAACCATACCGCATGCGTTTGGTGGCCGAGCCTGATATCAACAACATTTACAGTATTTTAGAAGAAGTGGCAGAAAAATTTGCCGACTATGATGCCACTAGAGTACTGGCTTGATTTTTGAAAGCTTTTTTTATACATTCGTAAATCACCATGGTTACAGCTATTACAGACGGAGTTAAAGTTTCAGTAGAAAC
The nucleotide sequence above comes from Pedobacter riviphilus. Encoded proteins:
- the dusB gene encoding tRNA dihydrouridine synthase DusB, whose translation is MSVKIGNIDLGEFPLLLAPMEDVSDPPFRYVCKKNGADMMYTEFISSEGLIRDAAKSRQKLDIFEYERPIGIQIFGGDIDHMREASEIASAAGPDLVDINYGCPVKNVVCKGAGSSLLQDIDKMVKMTEAVVKASHLPVTVKTRLGWDDNTKNVYEVAERLQDVGIQALTIHGRTRAQLYKGEADWSLIREIKRNPRIKIPIFGNGDVDSPEKAANWRMEYEVDGIMIGRAAIGYPWIFREVKHFFKTGEHLAGPTIEERIEVCRTHLDKSLEWKGPKTGIFEMRRHYANYFKGLPDFKPYRMRLVAEPDINNIYSILEEVAEKFADYDATRVLA
- a CDS encoding phosphatidate cytidylyltransferase produces the protein MKTRAITAFFFTIVMLGSILLGSYTFTIFYLVLSVLALFEFYKLIKNSGIRPHRNIGLAAGSLIFLMAAGLHYLKYDVKYLLLCIPLIFSVFITELYKKNKIPFANISYTFVGFVYVTIPFCFFHALGFLKNWNEYNFHLPLAFLLMLWANDTGAYLFGVKYGKRKLFERHSPKKSWEGFFGGMFTSVLVAFGLSFLFTESPAWVWIGMAVLIASFGTLGDLVESMLKRSLDTKDSGGLLPGHGGLLDRFDGLLLAAPVVYAYLYLILY
- a CDS encoding CPBP family intramembrane glutamic endopeptidase; protein product: MNFVTPNKEEINPFLQLLLLLFYAVIGGLVFGILAIVIVLLMYGLGIVSNLDMLLAGDTRYIAGFKVIQILSSIGTFILPPIALALTERKKVTEFYLFKQPKFLLVVLVLAIMILSMPFMEWTVIWNQKMILPDFLHKIEQWMKEKEAIAMKMTIQLITVRSNFDFIVNLVMIAVIPAIGEELMFRGGVQRSLTRAFDNPHVAIWLSAIIFSAIHVQFYGFVPRMLLGAGFGYLYYYSGSIWYAMLAHFLNNAYAVCAAFYMQKHHMPLDKADEPIGFPWYGYLISAIITIALFKIFKDNATRERKLG
- a CDS encoding putative signal transducing protein, which encodes MSENWVKVYTTSDAFAAEVLKQGLTEAGIPAVTINKQLSAYNIGEINVLVNKVDFDKAIEYIVENEIE